The following are encoded together in the Onychostoma macrolepis isolate SWU-2019 chromosome 03, ASM1243209v1, whole genome shotgun sequence genome:
- the socs3a gene encoding suppressor of cytokine signaling 3a, whose translation MVTLSKFDNAMSSSLFDASMRLPSHRYKTFSSKLQFQMVQHAVRMLQESGFYWGSISGKEANHLLNSEPSGTFLVRDSSDNRHFFTLSVKTESGTKNLRVQCDNKSFFLQTDSKSMQSVPRFDCVLKLVHHYMPLSRSSLSIGNSRNSYYIYTGGEKIPLELLRPLPCIMSSLQHLCRKTVNGHTDVSSKREQLPQQLKDFLQEYDAPI comes from the coding sequence ATGGTCACCCTCAGCAAGTTTGACAACGCAATGAGCAGCAGCCTGTTTGACGCAAGCATGCGGCTGCCGTCTCACCGTTATAAGACCTTCAGCTCGAAGCTGCAGTTCCAGATGGTGCAGCACGCCGTCAGGATGCTCCAGGAGAGCGGCTTCTACTGGGGCTCCATCAGCGGCAAAGAGGCTAATCACCTGTTGAACTCGGAGCCCAGCGGGACCTTTCTGGTACGAGACAGCTCGGACAACCGGCACTTCTTCACGCTCAGCGTCAAGACCGAATCGGGCACCAAGAACCTGCGGGTGCAGTGCGACAACAAGTCCTTTTTCCTTCAGACGGACTCCAAGAGCATGCAGTCCGTGCCTCGCTTCGACTGCGTGCTGAAGCTCGTCCATCACTACATGCCCTTGTCTAGAAGCTCTCTGTCCATCGGAAACTCGAGGAACTCGTACTACATCTACACGGGGGGCGAGAAGATCCCTCTGGAGCTGTTGAGACCCCTTCCTTGCATAATGTCCTCCCTGCAGCATCTCTGCAGGAAGACTGTCAATGGACATACAGACGTTTCCAGCAAAAGAGAGCAGCTGCCTCAACAGCTCAAAGACTTCTTACAAGAATATGATGCTCCCATTTAA